The sequence TGCTGACATTCGATAAAACAGAAATCCAAAAACAATCAAAGCCATTTATCGCTGAAGCTGTCTTTGCCGTGGAGGCAATCAGTGCGAATAAGCAAACTCAGAAGCAAGTGAAAGCAAAGCAGCTACTTGATCGCCTGTTTCCACTAGAGAACGGCTCGCACCAAGATGTAACAAGCTACGTAGTCGACTACCGTCATATTATGGCTTACTTCAAAGATGGACAACATAGTGGCTTAAAGCATCCCAAGCAATTTGTAGCGTACATGGGAGAGAAGAATGACCCAGACTCGATATTGTTCCGAGATGATAGCGGGAGCCACCTAGAAGTGATGTTTGGCTGTCATAAAGGAACGGGTTGTATTGAGTTGGTAGAGATCGATGATATTCAGTTAGAGTCATGCACGACGTTTAGCCAATTGCCAATGGAAGCAACGACCACAATCCGCGACGAGACCATAGCAGCAATGCGTCACTGGATCAGTTTGATTCAAGGTGATGCAAAGGGTAAACCAAAGGCATGCAGTGAAGACAAAGAGTTTCGAGCTAAGAGTGGTGAAGATTACTGCCTGAATTATTGCTATCAACTTTAGTGGTGTGAAATAAGATTTAGAATGCTGAAGGTTTTGAACCCAGCTAGTAAGTACTAAATCGATACATTACCCATTACCAACAAAAAAGCCCCAAAGATTAACTCGTGAGTGAATCTTTGGGGCTTTTTGATGTTCTTTCCAACGAATATTGATTAGTGCTTCGCTGGCGCTAGTTAAGTCACATCAGAGATTAAACTTAAAGGGGCATGACCCGGTTACGACCCAGAGATTTCGCTTCGTAAAGTAACTTATCAGCGCGTTCGATCAGTGATTGTGCCGATTCACCGGGTTCAAGTTCAGCTACCCCAAACGATGCTGTGATATTGCCAACCTGTTGCCCGCTACGACGATCTTTAATCGATAGCTTTTCTAGAGAGCGGCGGTTGGTGTCAGCAAGCTGGCGTGCAATGCGTAATGATTTGTTTGGCACGATTATCGCGAACTCTTCACCACCAAATCGGTAAGCAGAAATACCTTCACGGCACATTTGTTTTAACTTGCGCGCAATACCTTTAAGAACCATGTCACCAAACAAGTGGCCATAGGTGTCGTTGAAGTTTTTAAAATGATCAATGTCGAGAAGAATCAAACACAGAGGTTGTTTCGCTTCACATAAGGTCTCTATATCAAGGTCAAAAGAGCGGCGGTTATAGAGTGTCGTTGTACTGTCAAAGAGCGCGTCTTTCTGCACTTCTATCAGCTGAGATTTTAGCTTGGTGATTTCTGATGTTGCAGAGTTCAACTGAGAGTTCAAAAATTGAGTAGAGTGACGAATATGACGAGATTCAGAAACCAGCTGACGAACTAAAGACATGACTTCGTCGATCGATAGACTTTCATTATCAACGCGAGCCAAGTCCTCGAAGTTTTTATCGATCATGTCGGAAAAGGCGGAGGTATCGGTCAATGTATCATTCATCGAATTTGAAACTTCCGAGACTAACAGTTCTAAATTAGCGCGGAGGTCATTGATATTCGTTTCAGATTTGCTCGCAACATAATTATTGTAAAGTTGCTCACCAACGGCTGGGGGACAAATGCCATAGTGTTCCAAAATACCATCCATGTCTTTAGTCAGCTGTGGAATAGCATTATCAACATAGGTGTACCAAAGTGCGTAATTCGCAGGTGTGGTAGACACTCGGTTCTTCATCATAAGAGGCACCGCTTTTTTTAGATTTGCGGTAGATTTTTGAAATTCGTCTTTGTTCATTATTTTTACTACAGATACCAAACTAACTTAAGCCACTGTGACCAAGATTAGCGGATTTTACCGATCTTTGCTTTAAAAATTATATAATTAATGGATGAGGATTGGGTAAACAACTCATTTTTATTATGGAAATCGATTGCATATCGATATCGAATGATAAATAGAGTGTTCTTTGACCAAAAAGGAGAGATCCGGTTTAGAGGGGATACGACTGTTGGCAAGGGTTGGCTGTGATACCAATCGTGTTCAATAATGGGTCATTTTAGATTGTTCAAACCCTGAACTTGCTAAAGCATTTAGTCTTTTAAAGTGCTTAGTCTATTCAACCCCTTAGTCTTTTAAAAACCTTAGTCTGTTAAAACACTCGGCTTGCTAAAAATGCTCTGCCGAAAAATGGGTAATAGGAGTGAGTGTGGAAGAGACAGTAACTTAGTGGAAGTTTTATTTCAGGAATAAAAAAGCGCCGATAAAAATCAGCGCTTTAAAATTCTTTTTAGCTAAAAGCTAATTATTGAGCAACAACGTTTGCTGCTTGTAGGCCTTTTTGACCGTTTTCAACTTCGAAAGAAACCTTTTGGCCTTCTTTCAGAGTTTTGAAACCTTCAGAAGCGATAGCACGGAAGTGTACGAATACGTCAGCGCCGCCGTTGTCTTGAGAAATGAAACCGAAACCTTTCTCTTCGTTAAACCATTTTACAGTGCCAGTATTTGTGTTAGACATAATTTGTCCCTTATTCATAAATTTTCTAAATTGTTGATTGCATTACTGCAATGCGCTGATAATTGAATTATTTAATATTGCTAAGAAATAAGGAAAAACTACTTACAAAAACGGGTAACGATTTTACATGTCATTTTTTACTATTCATCTAACTTAAATAACTCCGGCTAACAGAGCGAGTGCATGTTAACACAGTCTTTCGGGTTGTACACTCATTGATTGATAAATCAGCGAGTTTTTTTTGTCATGTTGCGCTCGTTAACAAAAACCACCTACAACAGCTGATAGGTTTATAAAGTTACACGCCATGACAAAGTAAAAAGGAAGCCTAAGCCTCCTTTTCTTCGTTAGTATAGACGATATTATCGTTTGAAGTTGATATCTTCAGTCTTATCTAAATTAATTTTAGTCTTCGCTGGTTGAGTCTCTGCGATTATTTTTCCGTGGCGAATAGAGTACTGCACTGGAACTTGGCGACGAACGGCATCAAAACCATTGTCTGCAGGCAAGATCAATAGGCTACCAGGCTTACCTTCTTCAATACCGTAGTTGTCTTGGATATGCAGTGTGCGTGCTGAATTTTTGCTGATCAAATCAAGCGAAGTGTTGATTTGGTCGTAGCCCATTACTTGCGTTACGTGCAGTCCCATGTGCAGAACTTGAAGCATATTCGCTGTGCCCAGTGGGTACCATGGGTCAAACACATCATCGTGGCCGAAACACACATTGATATTTGCTGCGAGCATCTCTTTAACACGCGTTACACCACGACGTTTCGGGTAGTCGTCGAAGCGACCCTGTAAGTGAATATTCACTAACGGGTTAGCCACGAAGTTAATACCAGACATCTTCAATAGACGGAACAAGCGAGATGCGTAAGCACCGTTATAAGACCCCATCTCTGTGGTATGGCTTGCCGTTACCTTCTCACCCATTTCGAATTTGTGCGCAAGGGCTGCCAGCGTTTCAACAAAGCGAGATTGTTCATCGTCAATCTCATCACAGTGAACGTCGATCAGGCAGTCGTACTTGCGTGCAAGCTCGAACACGTAATGCAGAGATTCAATGCCGTATTCACGAGTGAATTCAAAGTGAGGGATAGCACCGATAACGTCAGCACCGATCTTCACGGCTTCTTCAAGCAACTCTTTGCCGTTAGGGTATGAAAGAATACCTTCTTGAGGGAATGCAACGATTTGGATGTCGACCCACTCTTTCATCTCTTCGCGGACTTCAACCATCGCTCTTAACGCCACTAACGTTGGGTCTGACACATCAACGTGTGTGCGCACATGTTGAACCCCGTTCGCTATCTGCCATTTCAGTGTTTGCTTGGCACGAGACTTTACGTCTTCGATTGATAACAATTCTTTACGTTCAGCCCAACGCTCAATACCTTCAAACAAAGTACCAGAGATGTTCCAGTTAGGTTCTCCAGCCGTTTGCGTAGTATCTAGGTGGATGTGCGGTTCACAGAAAGGAGAAACTGCAATGCCACCTTCAGTATCAAGGATGTCACCTTGATGATCGATTTGAGCGTCATTATCGAGAATGCGAGAAAATTGACCATTTTCAATCAGAATCTGTTTCAAGCCTTCTTGGTCCTGAAGTTTCGCGTTCTTGATTAATAAGGTTGTCATAGTGTGTCCTTAAGCGGCCTGAGATTTCAGAGCTTTTTTGTTCAATAGAGGATTTAGCACGAGGTAACTGATTGCACCACCAAACACGGCATTCAAAGGAACGATGCCAGGTAGGAAGTGACCAGCGGCTACGCCTGTTGCTACCGCGATAATGCCAGCCCAGTTAACGGTTTGGAACTCTGCATTTGCAAGATCTTTGTAACGTTTACGGTTCGCGAAGAAGTCGGCGATGATTACGCCACCAATGGGTGGAATCGCCAGCGAAAGGAAGGTTAACCAACCAACGAAGTTGTTGTATAACCAAAGCGCGAAAATCGTACCGATAATACCGTTAATGATAGACATTGTAGTACTTGAGCGACCTGTGATGTTAGATAAACCCAGACCTGACGCATAAAGTGCATTTTCATTGGTTGTCCAGATATTCAAGCCAAGCACGATGATGGCTGGAAGCAGTAGACCTTGCGCGATCATCACATCTGAAATATCAGCCTGACCGGTTGCTGCTGCGCCTGCTGCGCCGAAGATAAACATCAGCGAGTTACCGATGAAGAACGCGACCATTGTAATT comes from Vibrio syngnathi and encodes:
- a CDS encoding GGDEF domain-containing protein, with the protein product MNKDEFQKSTANLKKAVPLMMKNRVSTTPANYALWYTYVDNAIPQLTKDMDGILEHYGICPPAVGEQLYNNYVASKSETNINDLRANLELLVSEVSNSMNDTLTDTSAFSDMIDKNFEDLARVDNESLSIDEVMSLVRQLVSESRHIRHSTQFLNSQLNSATSEITKLKSQLIEVQKDALFDSTTTLYNRRSFDLDIETLCEAKQPLCLILLDIDHFKNFNDTYGHLFGDMVLKGIARKLKQMCREGISAYRFGGEEFAIIVPNKSLRIARQLADTNRRSLEKLSIKDRRSGQQVGNITASFGVAELEPGESAQSLIERADKLLYEAKSLGRNRVMPL
- the cspE gene encoding transcription antiterminator/RNA stability regulator CspE produces the protein MSNTNTGTVKWFNEEKGFGFISQDNGGADVFVHFRAIASEGFKTLKEGQKVSFEVENGQKGLQAANVVAQ
- a CDS encoding malate synthase, giving the protein MNMLTFDKTEIQKQSKPFIAEAVFAVEAISANKQTQKQVKAKQLLDRLFPLENGSHQDVTSYVVDYRHIMAYFKDGQHSGLKHPKQFVAYMGEKNDPDSILFRDDSGSHLEVMFGCHKGTGCIELVEIDDIQLESCTTFSQLPMEATTTIRDETIAAMRHWISLIQGDAKGKPKACSEDKEFRAKSGEDYCLNYCYQL
- a CDS encoding cytosine deaminase, whose translation is MTTLLIKNAKLQDQEGLKQILIENGQFSRILDNDAQIDHQGDILDTEGGIAVSPFCEPHIHLDTTQTAGEPNWNISGTLFEGIERWAERKELLSIEDVKSRAKQTLKWQIANGVQHVRTHVDVSDPTLVALRAMVEVREEMKEWVDIQIVAFPQEGILSYPNGKELLEEAVKIGADVIGAIPHFEFTREYGIESLHYVFELARKYDCLIDVHCDEIDDEQSRFVETLAALAHKFEMGEKVTASHTTEMGSYNGAYASRLFRLLKMSGINFVANPLVNIHLQGRFDDYPKRRGVTRVKEMLAANINVCFGHDDVFDPWYPLGTANMLQVLHMGLHVTQVMGYDQINTSLDLISKNSARTLHIQDNYGIEEGKPGSLLILPADNGFDAVRRQVPVQYSIRHGKIIAETQPAKTKINLDKTEDINFKR